The Streptomyces nitrosporeus genome includes a window with the following:
- a CDS encoding antitoxin: MSAMDKIKKMLKGHEDQAGKGIDRAGDKIDERTQGKYGKHVDTAQDKLKQRFGPDQGQDGSPRG, from the coding sequence ATGTCCGCGATGGACAAGATCAAGAAGATGCTCAAGGGCCACGAGGACCAGGCCGGGAAGGGCATCGACAGAGCCGGCGACAAGATCGACGAGCGGACGCAGGGCAAGTACGGCAAGCACGTGGACACCGCGCAGGACAAGCTCAAGCAGCGGTTCGGCCCGGACCAGGGGCAGGACGGCTCCCCGCGCGGCTGA
- a CDS encoding pentapeptide repeat-containing protein yields the protein MPGNDPISVPTPRRADLRADCANCFGLCCVALTLTASADFALDKEAGTPCPNLDEDFRCGIHTRLRPEGFSGCTVYDCFGAGQKVSRQTYGGRDWRQRPETAQQMFQVFPVMRQLHELLWYLTEALALRAAAPLHAQLRTALHTTERFTRASAGELAELDVAGHRDHVAALLLRTGELVRSAERPGGRRSHRGADLIGARLKGADLRAADLRGALLVAADLRGADLRTADVIGADFRDADLSGADLTGALFLTQAQLNAAKGSTATRLPGTLARPAHWTAGRPAGRA from the coding sequence GTGCCCGGCAACGACCCGATATCCGTACCCACCCCCCGGCGGGCGGACCTGCGCGCCGACTGCGCGAACTGCTTCGGGCTGTGCTGCGTGGCACTCACACTGACCGCGTCCGCGGACTTCGCCCTGGACAAGGAGGCCGGCACGCCCTGCCCCAACCTGGACGAGGACTTCCGCTGCGGCATCCACACCCGGCTGAGACCGGAAGGCTTTTCCGGGTGCACGGTGTACGACTGTTTCGGCGCGGGCCAGAAGGTCTCCCGGCAGACCTACGGAGGAAGGGACTGGCGGCAGCGGCCGGAGACCGCGCAGCAGATGTTCCAGGTGTTCCCCGTGATGAGGCAGCTCCACGAACTGCTGTGGTACCTCACCGAGGCCCTGGCCCTGCGTGCCGCCGCGCCCCTGCACGCCCAACTGCGCACCGCTCTGCACACCACCGAGCGGTTCACCCGTGCCTCCGCCGGGGAACTCGCGGAACTGGACGTGGCGGGACACCGGGACCACGTCGCCGCCCTCCTGCTCCGCACCGGCGAACTCGTCCGGTCCGCCGAGCGGCCGGGCGGGAGACGGAGCCACCGGGGCGCCGACCTCATCGGAGCCCGGCTCAAGGGGGCCGATCTGCGCGCCGCCGACCTCCGCGGGGCCCTCCTCGTCGCGGCGGACCTGCGCGGGGCCGACCTGCGTACGGCCGACGTCATCGGCGCGGACTTCCGCGACGCCGATCTGAGCGGCGCCGATCTCACCGGCGCGCTGTTCCTCACACAGGCTCAGCTGAACGCGGCGAAGGGCAGCACCGCCACCCGGCTGCCGGGGACCCTGGCCAGGCCCGCCCACTGGACCGCCGGAAGGCCGGCCGGCCGGGCGTGA
- a CDS encoding MASE1 domain-containing protein, with product MIRSEETRRRAVSVLWMLGITGAYYAAGRIGLLRPVSVEGSVVTPLWPPTGIALAALLWLGLRAWPAIAAGALLSVATLSGSLAPPGAAIALGNTLAPVCACLALRAVGFRQELDRLRDGVALVFLGAMGGMLISSAVGAVTLLLTGDLDRSHFWPVWSAWWAGDAMGVLTVTPLLLVMRRARWPRLGDRWLEASALAVVATGITLLATRGTLSMLYLVFPVLVCAALRFQLAGSAPCALLMSVMAIVAGADGVGPFAGHSVLEVMLNLSVLNGCIALTGLLLAAVTTEQHNIRRETELACEELAALVEELAPRPDTRGLPDGPEGPPPARG from the coding sequence GTGATCCGCAGCGAGGAAACCAGACGCCGGGCCGTGTCCGTGCTGTGGATGCTGGGCATCACCGGTGCGTACTACGCGGCGGGGCGGATCGGACTGCTCAGGCCGGTCAGCGTGGAGGGGTCGGTCGTCACACCGCTCTGGCCGCCCACGGGCATCGCCCTGGCCGCCCTGCTGTGGCTGGGGCTCAGGGCCTGGCCGGCGATCGCCGCCGGTGCCCTGCTCAGCGTCGCGACCCTGAGCGGAAGCCTCGCTCCGCCCGGGGCCGCCATCGCCCTGGGCAACACGCTGGCCCCGGTCTGCGCCTGTCTCGCCCTGCGGGCGGTGGGGTTCCGTCAGGAGCTGGACCGGCTGCGCGACGGCGTCGCCCTGGTCTTCCTGGGGGCCATGGGGGGCATGCTGATCAGTTCCGCCGTCGGCGCGGTCACCCTCCTGCTCACCGGCGACCTCGACCGGAGCCACTTCTGGCCGGTCTGGTCGGCCTGGTGGGCGGGGGACGCGATGGGGGTGCTGACGGTCACCCCGCTGCTGCTCGTCATGCGCCGGGCCCGGTGGCCCCGGCTGGGCGACCGGTGGCTGGAGGCGTCGGCGCTGGCGGTCGTCGCGACGGGGATCACGTTGCTGGCCACCAGGGGCACCCTGTCCATGCTCTATCTGGTCTTCCCCGTCCTCGTCTGCGCGGCCCTGCGCTTCCAGCTGGCGGGCAGTGCGCCCTGCGCGCTTCTGATGTCCGTGATGGCGATCGTCGCCGGAGCCGACGGCGTGGGACCGTTCGCCGGGCACAGTGTGCTGGAGGTGATGCTCAACCTGAGCGTCCTCAACGGCTGCATCGCCCTGACCGGGCTCCTGCTCGCAGCGGTCACCACCGAGCAGCACAACATCCGCCGGGAGACCGAACTGGCCTGCGAGGAACTGGCGGCGCTGGTCGAGGAGCTCGCTCCGCGGCCGGACACGAGGGGCCTCCCGGACGGACCGGAGGGCCCTCCGCCCGCCCGTGGCTGA
- a CDS encoding VOC family protein, which translates to MIAELQCMVLDCPDPLLLAEFYAALLDGEVNRPDKRWAVGADWATVHTGSGLVRAFQRVDGHRPPRWPDPRAPQQAHPDFTVRDLDRAQERVLALGATLLDGAPGRGGEGRRVFADPAGHPFCLLRH; encoded by the coding sequence ATGATCGCCGAACTGCAGTGCATGGTCCTCGACTGCCCTGATCCTCTGCTTCTGGCGGAGTTCTACGCCGCTCTGCTGGACGGAGAGGTCAACCGTCCTGACAAGCGGTGGGCCGTCGGAGCGGACTGGGCGACCGTCCACACCGGGAGCGGCCTCGTCCGGGCGTTCCAGCGGGTCGACGGCCACCGGCCGCCCCGGTGGCCGGACCCCCGCGCCCCGCAGCAGGCGCATCCGGACTTCACGGTCCGGGACCTGGACAGGGCCCAGGAGCGGGTGCTCGCTCTGGGTGCGACCCTGCTGGACGGTGCTCCGGGTCGGGGCGGCGAGGGCCGGCGGGTTTTCGCGGACCCGGCAGGCCATCCCTTCTGTCTGTTGCGCCACTGA
- a CDS encoding D-arabinono-1,4-lactone oxidase, translated as MIGHSAREASAQRQNWARNITFAARRLHTPASVAELRTVVAAGTALRALGTGHSFNTVADTHGDLVSVAGLPRRIEVDRAAATATVSGGLRFGELTGELHRSGFALHNLGSLPHISVAGACATGTHGSGVTNRSLAGAVRALEFVTADGGLATLERGDAGFQGAVVSLGALGVVTSVTLDLVPAFEIRQWVYEGLPQERLLADFDGVMSQAYSVSLFTSWRDGPLDQVWLKQRTEGTDTATAPRTWYGATLAGGPRHPVPGMPARHCTEQEGVSGPWHTRLPHFRLEFTPSNGEELQSEYFVARTDAVAAYEALDRIRDRIAPLLQISEIRTVASDDLWLSPAQGRDSVAFHFTWVPDTEAVTPVVTAIEEALAPFGARPHWGKVFTTPPAALRGLYPHYADFERLMARTDPAGTFRNAFLEQHFPRTAAGAQDAAR; from the coding sequence ATGATCGGTCACTCGGCGCGTGAGGCGTCCGCACAGCGGCAGAACTGGGCCCGCAACATCACCTTCGCGGCGCGGCGGCTGCACACGCCGGCCTCGGTGGCGGAGCTCCGGACCGTCGTGGCGGCCGGAACCGCGCTGAGGGCCCTGGGCACCGGACACAGCTTCAACACGGTCGCCGACACCCACGGCGACCTGGTGTCCGTCGCCGGACTGCCCCGCAGGATCGAGGTGGACCGGGCGGCGGCCACCGCGACGGTCAGCGGCGGGCTGAGGTTCGGTGAACTGACCGGCGAACTGCACCGCAGCGGCTTCGCCCTGCACAACCTCGGCTCGCTGCCGCACATCTCGGTGGCCGGTGCCTGCGCCACGGGGACCCACGGCTCCGGGGTGACCAACCGCTCCCTGGCCGGAGCGGTCCGTGCCCTGGAGTTCGTCACCGCCGACGGCGGACTCGCCACCCTCGAGCGCGGGGACGCCGGCTTCCAGGGGGCCGTCGTCTCCCTGGGGGCGCTGGGCGTGGTGACGAGTGTGACCCTGGACCTCGTGCCCGCCTTCGAGATCCGGCAGTGGGTGTACGAAGGGCTCCCGCAGGAGCGGCTCCTCGCCGACTTCGACGGGGTGATGTCGCAGGCGTACAGCGTCAGCCTGTTCACCAGCTGGCGCGACGGCCCCCTCGACCAGGTCTGGCTCAAGCAGCGGACCGAGGGGACGGACACCGCCACGGCACCCCGCACCTGGTACGGGGCGACGCTCGCCGGGGGCCCCAGGCACCCGGTCCCGGGGATGCCCGCCCGGCACTGCACCGAGCAGGAGGGCGTCAGCGGTCCGTGGCACACCCGGCTGCCGCACTTCCGGCTCGAGTTCACCCCGAGCAACGGCGAGGAACTGCAGTCCGAGTACTTCGTCGCCCGGACCGACGCCGTGGCCGCGTACGAGGCACTGGACCGCATCCGTGACCGCATCGCCCCCCTCCTGCAGATCAGCGAGATCCGTACCGTCGCCTCGGACGATCTGTGGCTGAGCCCCGCCCAGGGCCGTGACTCCGTCGCCTTCCACTTCACCTGGGTGCCCGACACGGAGGCCGTCACCCCCGTCGTCACGGCGATCGAAGAGGCGCTGGCGCCGTTCGGAGCGCGGCCGCACTGGGGCAAGGTGTTCACCACGCCTCCCGCCGCCCTGCGCGGGCTCTACCCCCACTACGCCGACTTCGAGCGGCTGATGGCCCGTACGGACCCGGCCGGGACCTTCCGCAACGCGTTCCTGGAGCAGCACTTCCCCCGCACCGCCGCCGGTGCGCAGGACGCGGCCCGCTGA
- a CDS encoding radical SAM protein, translated as MARPAESTRTAPAGAGDRTRLVEQLMERFPHVPREAVIKEDLLRGGMAFDESALSDNEHGDVKPKSYFIFSFDHGTLPELGAAALRRPPEEIVLTGGPYGLRRTVVSVRVNPASPYRVAAGPDGVLGLYLDGTRISDVGLPPMPDYYRHTLENGKSVMEVAPTIQWGYLIYLTVFRVCQYFGAKEECQYCDINHNWRQHKAAGRPYTGVKDVDEVLEALEIIDRHDTARTTTAYTLTGGAITSRVQGRDEADFYGRYAKAIEERFPGRWIGKVVAQALPKDDVQRFHDYGVKIYHPNYEVWDRRLFELYCPGKERYVGRDEWHRRILDSAGVFGARNVIPNFVAGVEMAEPFGFTTVDEAIASTTEGLRFFMSHGITPRFTTWCPEPTTPLGRTNPDGAPLEYHIRLLEAYRATMEEYGLSSPPGYGPAGPGRAVFSVSSFMDSLPPEAATGA; from the coding sequence ATGGCACGTCCCGCCGAGAGCACCCGCACCGCCCCCGCCGGCGCGGGCGACCGCACACGACTGGTCGAACAGCTCATGGAGAGATTCCCCCACGTCCCGAGGGAAGCCGTGATCAAGGAGGACCTGCTGCGCGGGGGCATGGCCTTCGACGAATCCGCGCTCAGCGACAACGAACACGGTGACGTCAAGCCGAAGTCCTACTTCATCTTCTCCTTCGACCACGGCACCCTCCCGGAGCTGGGGGCCGCCGCCCTGCGCCGGCCGCCTGAGGAGATCGTCCTCACCGGCGGCCCCTACGGCCTGCGCCGCACCGTGGTGTCCGTGCGGGTCAACCCGGCGTCCCCGTACCGGGTGGCGGCCGGCCCCGACGGGGTGCTCGGGCTGTACCTCGACGGAACCCGGATCTCGGACGTCGGGCTGCCCCCGATGCCGGACTACTACCGGCACACCCTGGAGAACGGGAAGTCCGTGATGGAGGTGGCCCCCACCATCCAGTGGGGCTACCTGATCTACCTCACGGTCTTCCGGGTCTGCCAGTACTTCGGCGCGAAGGAGGAGTGCCAGTACTGCGACATCAACCACAACTGGCGCCAGCACAAGGCGGCGGGGCGCCCCTACACGGGGGTGAAGGACGTCGACGAGGTCCTCGAGGCCCTGGAGATCATCGACCGGCACGACACCGCGCGGACCACCACGGCCTACACCCTCACCGGCGGCGCCATCACCTCACGCGTCCAGGGACGGGACGAGGCCGACTTCTACGGGCGCTACGCCAAGGCCATCGAGGAACGCTTCCCCGGCCGCTGGATCGGCAAGGTGGTCGCCCAGGCACTTCCCAAGGACGACGTCCAGCGCTTTCACGACTACGGGGTGAAGATCTACCACCCCAACTACGAGGTGTGGGACCGCCGGCTGTTCGAGCTGTACTGCCCCGGCAAGGAGCGCTACGTGGGCCGTGACGAATGGCACCGGCGCATCCTCGACTCGGCCGGCGTCTTCGGGGCCCGCAACGTCATCCCCAACTTCGTGGCCGGCGTGGAGATGGCCGAGCCGTTCGGTTTCACCACGGTCGACGAGGCCATCGCCTCCACCACCGAGGGCCTGCGGTTCTTCATGTCGCACGGCATCACCCCGCGCTTCACCACCTGGTGCCCGGAGCCCACCACACCGCTGGGCAGGACCAACCCCGACGGCGCACCGCTCGAGTACCACATCCGGCTGCTGGAGGCGTACCGCGCCACCATGGAGGAGTACGGACTGTCCTCGCCGCCCGGATACGGCCCGGCGGGCCCGGGGCGCGCCGTGTTCTCCGTGAGCTCGTTCATGGACAGCCTCCCGCCCGAGGCGGCGACCGGAGCGTGA
- a CDS encoding FUSC family protein — translation MLRGALASAPLLVAVLAERPGAGVPAALGAMLAGINDRPGSRRSSVSRLGVPALAGASGMLSGSCLADVAGPGRSLVLVPLVFGVLGLVAGAVSSTGPVASACGTQVLVAAVIGAGMPLPEPGPVRSALFLAGAGWLLLLRSVLPSPGRRRGTGPYRLDGEREAVAAVYEAVARLLAATGGPGAGAARTALSGALDRAQDALNGPRLRRRASSSAERRLHARFAAAFPLAEAATALAWAGVPPPPRVADGPRRMARAVRADGACGALPAPARTGAGLRALDEALLGAAALFDRPPGMPLEAHRTPRHVPAARRALGAAGREYGLRVAVCCVASTLVSQWLHHAHWYWLPATAVFLVKPDLGPLLSRVLCRAAGTVAGAAVFAVLCLLPAGQAGWVGLIALCGALLPVATRHFAVQTAVVTVLVLGLVRLAGEPPATWARVVESLLACATVLLVGHLPLPGRRGHTVRAALDTAVAAAQRYLGHVLDVPGDQAARGALRRDAYRSLAAARAAIDLSAAELPAVARHTAGSEGVARAVERLVDTTTACAVQLVHRPAPLPAPHAELLAARLSELDRARTAAGAAAPASVV, via the coding sequence GTGCTGCGTGGGGCGCTCGCCTCGGCGCCGCTGCTCGTGGCGGTGCTCGCCGAGCGGCCGGGCGCGGGGGTGCCCGCCGCGCTGGGAGCGATGCTGGCCGGTATCAACGACCGGCCGGGCAGCCGGCGTTCGTCGGTGTCCCGGCTGGGGGTTCCGGCGCTGGCCGGGGCCTCGGGGATGCTGTCCGGTTCCTGCCTTGCGGATGTGGCCGGACCGGGCCGCTCGCTGGTACTGGTCCCCCTGGTGTTCGGGGTGCTGGGCCTGGTCGCGGGGGCGGTGAGCTCCACGGGGCCGGTCGCCTCGGCGTGCGGCACCCAGGTCCTGGTGGCCGCCGTGATCGGGGCCGGGATGCCGTTGCCGGAGCCGGGTCCGGTGCGTTCGGCCCTGTTCCTCGCGGGTGCGGGCTGGCTGCTTCTGCTGCGGTCGGTGCTGCCGTCCCCGGGCCGGCGCCGCGGCACGGGGCCGTACCGCCTGGACGGCGAGAGGGAGGCGGTGGCGGCGGTGTACGAGGCGGTCGCCCGGCTTCTGGCGGCGACGGGCGGGCCCGGTGCCGGTGCGGCGCGCACGGCGCTGAGCGGCGCCCTGGACCGGGCTCAGGACGCGCTGAACGGTCCGCGGCTGCGGCGTCGCGCGAGTTCCTCGGCCGAACGCCGGCTGCACGCCCGGTTCGCGGCGGCGTTCCCGCTGGCCGAGGCGGCGACCGCGCTCGCCTGGGCCGGTGTGCCTCCGCCGCCGCGGGTGGCGGACGGCCCTCGCCGGATGGCCCGCGCGGTGCGCGCCGACGGCGCCTGCGGTGCGCTTCCCGCTCCCGCGCGTACCGGTGCGGGGCTGCGCGCGCTGGACGAGGCGCTGCTGGGGGCCGCGGCGCTCTTCGACCGCCCGCCCGGGATGCCGCTGGAAGCGCACCGGACACCGCGTCACGTCCCGGCCGCGAGGCGGGCTCTGGGTGCCGCGGGCCGTGAGTACGGGCTGCGGGTCGCGGTGTGCTGCGTGGCGAGCACGCTCGTGTCGCAGTGGCTGCACCACGCGCACTGGTACTGGTTGCCGGCGACCGCGGTGTTCCTCGTCAAGCCGGACCTGGGGCCGCTGCTCTCCCGGGTGCTGTGCCGGGCCGCGGGAACGGTGGCGGGCGCCGCGGTCTTCGCCGTACTGTGCCTGCTGCCCGCCGGACAGGCCGGGTGGGTCGGGCTGATCGCGCTCTGCGGTGCTCTGCTCCCGGTGGCGACACGTCATTTCGCGGTGCAGACGGCGGTCGTGACCGTGCTCGTGCTGGGCCTGGTACGGCTGGCCGGCGAGCCGCCCGCCACCTGGGCGCGGGTCGTGGAGTCGCTGCTCGCCTGCGCCACCGTGCTGCTGGTGGGGCATCTTCCGCTGCCCGGCCGGCGGGGGCACACCGTACGGGCCGCCCTCGACACGGCGGTCGCCGCCGCGCAACGCTATCTGGGACACGTCCTGGACGTCCCGGGGGACCAGGCGGCGCGGGGCGCGCTGCGGCGGGACGCCTACCGGTCGCTGGCCGCGGCGCGGGCGGCGATCGATCTGTCGGCGGCGGAACTGCCCGCCGTGGCACGTCACACCGCCGGTTCCGAGGGGGTGGCCCGCGCGGTCGAGCGGCTCGTGGACACGACGACCGCCTGTGCCGTGCAGCTGGTGCACCGCCCCGCCCCTCTGCCCGCCCCGCACGCAGAACTGCTCGCCGCGCGGCTGTCCGAGCTCGACCGGGCCCGGACGGCGGCCGGTGCCGCGGCACCGGCGTCCGTGGTCTGA
- the ctaD gene encoding cytochrome c oxidase subunit I encodes MTTRGPSESVETDTAAYEDELPVRARQPGNVVIRWLTTTDHKTIGTLYLVTSFAFFLLGGVLALVMRAELARPGTQIVSNEQFNQAFTMHGTIMLLMFATPLFSGFANWIMPLQIGAPDVAFPRLNMFAYWLYLFGSLIAVSGFLTPQGAADFGWFAYTPLTDAEHSPGVGGDLWIMGLAFSGFGTILGSVNFITTIICMRAPGMTMFRMPIFTWNVLLTGVLVLLAFPVLAAALFALEVDRKFGAHIFDASNGGALLWQHLFWFFGHPEVYIIALPFFGIVSEIIPVFSRKPIFGYIGLISATIAIAGLSVTVWAHHMYVTGGVLLPFFSFMTFLIAVPTGVKFFNWIGTMWKGSLSFETPMLWSIGFLVTFLFGGLTGVILASPPLDFQVSDSYFVVAHFHYVVFGTVVFAMFAGFHFWWPKFTGKMLDERLGKMTFWTLFFGFHGTFLVQHWLGAEGMPRRYADYLAADGFTALNTVSTISSFLLGLSMLPFLYNVWKTSKYGKQVQVDDPWGYGRSLEWATSCPPPRHNFVSLPRIRSESPAFDLHYPAVRATDEMTNRPEESVAVAPGDKHE; translated from the coding sequence GTGACGACGAGGGGCCCATCGGAATCGGTGGAGACCGATACCGCCGCCTACGAGGACGAACTGCCCGTCCGCGCGAGGCAGCCGGGGAACGTGGTCATCAGGTGGCTGACCACCACGGACCACAAGACGATCGGCACGCTCTACCTGGTCACCTCGTTCGCCTTCTTCCTCCTCGGCGGTGTGCTGGCGCTCGTGATGCGCGCCGAGCTGGCCCGCCCCGGTACGCAGATCGTGTCGAACGAGCAGTTCAACCAGGCGTTCACGATGCACGGCACGATCATGCTGCTGATGTTCGCGACGCCGCTGTTCTCCGGTTTCGCGAACTGGATCATGCCGCTGCAGATCGGCGCGCCCGACGTGGCGTTCCCGCGGCTGAACATGTTCGCCTACTGGCTGTACCTCTTCGGCTCGCTGATCGCGGTGTCCGGGTTCCTCACCCCGCAGGGCGCGGCCGACTTCGGCTGGTTCGCCTACACACCGCTCACCGACGCCGAGCACTCGCCCGGGGTGGGCGGCGACCTCTGGATCATGGGTCTGGCCTTCTCCGGGTTCGGCACGATCCTCGGTTCGGTCAACTTCATCACCACGATCATCTGCATGCGCGCGCCCGGCATGACGATGTTCCGTATGCCGATCTTCACGTGGAACGTCCTGCTGACCGGTGTTCTGGTCCTGCTCGCTTTCCCGGTTCTGGCCGCCGCGCTCTTCGCGCTGGAAGTCGACCGTAAATTCGGCGCGCACATCTTCGACGCGTCCAACGGCGGCGCATTGCTCTGGCAGCACCTCTTCTGGTTCTTCGGACACCCAGAGGTGTACATCATCGCCCTGCCGTTCTTCGGAATCGTCTCGGAGATCATTCCGGTGTTCAGCCGGAAGCCGATCTTCGGATACATCGGCCTCATCAGCGCGACGATCGCCATCGCCGGCCTTTCCGTGACGGTGTGGGCGCACCACATGTATGTGACGGGCGGGGTACTCCTCCCGTTCTTCTCCTTCATGACCTTCCTGATCGCCGTACCCACCGGGGTGAAATTCTTCAACTGGATCGGGACGATGTGGAAGGGGTCGCTGTCCTTCGAGACACCGATGCTCTGGTCCATCGGATTCCTCGTCACCTTCCTGTTCGGCGGTCTGACCGGCGTGATCCTGGCCTCGCCGCCGCTGGACTTCCAGGTGTCCGACTCGTACTTCGTGGTCGCGCACTTCCACTACGTCGTCTTCGGCACCGTGGTCTTCGCGATGTTCGCCGGGTTCCACTTCTGGTGGCCGAAGTTCACCGGCAAGATGCTGGACGAGCGCCTCGGCAAGATGACCTTCTGGACGCTTTTCTTCGGCTTCCACGGCACCTTCCTCGTACAGCACTGGCTCGGCGCCGAAGGCATGCCGCGCCGCTACGCGGACTACCTGGCCGCCGACGGATTCACCGCGCTCAACACCGTGTCGACGATCTCCTCGTTCCTGCTGGGCCTGTCGATGCTGCCCTTCCTGTACAACGTCTGGAAGACGTCCAAGTACGGCAAGCAGGTCCAGGTGGACGACCCGTGGGGCTACGGCCGTTCGCTGGAATGGGCGACGTCCTGCCCGCCGCCGCGGCACAACTTCGTCAGCCTGCCGCGCATCCGCTCGGAATCCCCGGCGTTCGACCTGCACTACCCCGCCGTCCGTGCCACGGACGAGATGACGAACCGGCCCGAGGAATCCGTGGCGGTGGCGCCGGGGGACAAGCACGAGTGA
- a CDS encoding sigma-70 family RNA polymerase sigma factor: MGEGPGTAWVEAAQAGDEQARERLVASCLPLIHNIVGRALNGHADVDDVVQESVLHLLRGLPGLRDPGSFRSWAVAITMNQIRRHWRERGPSGLSADGLREAHEVVDPSADFVGLTIIRLGLTGQRRETAQATRWLEEDDRDLLALWWLEAAGQLTRSEVAEALGLSARHTAVRVQRMKAQLEAARVVVRALKADPPCVLLEDLTAGWDGAPSALWRKRLARHARDCTVCSGHRSGLVPVEGLLAGLALVVPTAYAGASGAGRAAYAGGSALTPAGHAGGPEPAAYAGGGAGVTGDLPVPGPVHAPGAGRAERRRNRIRRRRRNTVVAALAAVGTLGGGGAAVHLCTDGPGQGAATAAGTLPGPPDGAPDAPAPPPSPSPSVSPAPASPSSPSPSPKASRSRSTSSAPPSAPGPRPPSSAPPATPAPGRTEERTESPSVADQVVRLVNAERAEAGCGAVSGNSLLAKAASRHSADMAARDYFSHTSPDGTDPGARITTAGYRWSTYGENIAKGQSTAAAVMEAWMNSPGHRANILDCAFEEIGVGVEDSPEGPVWTQNFGTAL, from the coding sequence GTGGGCGAGGGACCCGGGACGGCGTGGGTCGAGGCGGCTCAGGCGGGAGACGAACAGGCCAGAGAACGGCTCGTCGCCTCCTGCCTGCCGCTGATCCACAACATCGTCGGCAGAGCCCTGAACGGTCACGCGGACGTCGACGACGTGGTGCAGGAGAGCGTGCTGCACCTGCTCCGCGGGCTGCCCGGACTGCGCGACCCCGGCAGTTTCCGTTCCTGGGCCGTCGCGATCACGATGAACCAGATACGCCGCCACTGGCGTGAGCGGGGTCCTTCCGGCCTGTCCGCCGACGGGCTGCGGGAGGCCCACGAGGTCGTCGACCCTTCGGCGGACTTCGTCGGGCTGACCATCATCCGTCTCGGTCTGACGGGGCAGCGCCGGGAGACGGCGCAGGCCACGCGGTGGCTGGAGGAGGACGACCGCGATCTGCTCGCGCTGTGGTGGCTGGAGGCGGCCGGGCAGCTCACCCGGAGCGAGGTGGCCGAGGCCCTCGGACTGTCCGCGCGGCACACCGCGGTACGGGTGCAGCGGATGAAGGCCCAGCTGGAGGCCGCGCGGGTGGTGGTGCGGGCGCTGAAGGCCGATCCGCCCTGTGTGCTGCTGGAGGATCTCACCGCGGGGTGGGACGGTGCGCCTTCCGCACTCTGGCGCAAGCGGCTGGCCCGCCATGCCCGGGACTGCACGGTCTGCTCGGGGCACCGGTCGGGACTGGTTCCCGTCGAGGGGCTGCTGGCGGGTCTCGCGCTGGTCGTACCGACGGCGTACGCGGGTGCTTCCGGGGCCGGGCGGGCGGCGTACGCGGGCGGTTCGGCCCTCACTCCGGCGGGACACGCGGGCGGTCCGGAGCCGGCGGCGTACGCGGGCGGCGGAGCCGGGGTGACCGGGGACCTGCCGGTGCCCGGCCCCGTGCACGCGCCGGGGGCCGGACGTGCCGAACGGCGCCGGAACCGGATACGCCGGCGGCGCCGGAACACCGTGGTGGCGGCGCTGGCCGCGGTCGGCACGCTGGGCGGCGGGGGGGCCGCGGTGCACCTCTGCACGGACGGTCCCGGCCAGGGGGCCGCGACCGCCGCCGGTACGCTGCCCGGTCCGCCGGACGGCGCCCCGGACGCGCCGGCGCCTCCTCCGTCCCCCTCCCCGTCCGTCTCTCCGGCACCGGCCTCGCCGTCCTCCCCCTCGCCGTCCCCGAAGGCGTCCAGGTCGCGGAGCACGTCCTCGGCCCCGCCGTCGGCGCCGGGGCCCCGGCCGCCGTCCTCGGCGCCCCCCGCCACTCCCGCTCCCGGACGGACGGAGGAGAGGACAGAGTCCCCCTCGGTGGCGGACCAGGTCGTACGGCTGGTCAACGCCGAGCGGGCCGAGGCGGGTTGCGGAGCGGTGAGCGGCAACAGCCTGCTGGCGAAGGCCGCTTCGCGGCATTCGGCGGACATGGCGGCGCGTGACTACTTCTCGCACACGTCGCCGGACGGGACGGACCCCGGAGCCCGTATCACCACGGCCGGTTACCGCTGGAGCACCTACGGGGAGAACATAGCGAAAGGGCAGAGCACGGCCGCCGCGGTGATGGAGGCGTGGATGAACAGTCCCGGCCACCGTGCCAACATCCTCGACTGCGCCTTCGAGGAAATAGGTGTCGGCGTCGAGGACTCGCCCGAGGGCCCGGTCTGGACGCAGAACTTCGGCACCGCCCTGTGA